In Schistocerca serialis cubense isolate TAMUIC-IGC-003099 chromosome 3, iqSchSeri2.2, whole genome shotgun sequence, the following proteins share a genomic window:
- the LOC126470919 gene encoding epidermal growth factor receptor kinase substrate 8-like, which yields MTFDSEQSSDDGSLQRSVNHSPPAPPPPPLPVSTPTDSEPKSISHTPRTSTVLSRAPSMQDIMQEELKTVLTLYRGKTRKLDIVKTPEVYIDQKSTPDEVQQWLQEKGFSEKICKQLKGMTGNELFALTRTQLETYCGKTEGHRLDSQITIQRNVSGYKTARSSELSAILARARRKAELATESHDTPDKGNSPPPPPNKHTESQKPCSAEVQNANLFPDNDDSQDNDTTSDSHFSNMLKQRLQEMKQKK from the exons ATGACTTTCGACTCTGAACAGAGTTCTGATGATGGCAGCCTGCAGAGAAGTGTGAATCATTCTCCCCCTGCCCCACCACCCCCTCCTCTTCCAGTATCCACACCAACTGACTCTGAACCTAAGTCCATTTCACACACACCCAGAACGAGTACTGTACTATCACGAG CTCCAAGTATGCAGGACATAATGCAAGAGGAGCTGAAGACTGTGTTGACATTATACCGAGGCAAAACAAGGAAGCTTGATATTGTGAAAACTCCTGAAGTTTACATTGATCAGAAATCTACACCTGACGAAGTGCAGCAGTGGCTGCAGGAAAAAGGCTTTAGTGAGAA GATCTGTAAGCAGCTTAAAGGTATGACAGGGAATGAACTGTTTGCACTTACTCGAACACAGCTTGAGACTTACTGTGGGAAGACTGAAGGTCATCGTTTGGATTCCCAAATAACAATACAGAGAAATGTTTCTGGT TATAAAACTGCTCGCTCATCAGAACTGAGTGCAATATTGGCAAGAGCAAGAAGAAAGGCTGAGCTTGCTACTGAGAGCCATGATACACCAGACAAGGGAAATTCACCACCGCCTCCTCCTAATAAGCACACAGAAAGTCAGAAACCATGTTCTGCAGAAGTTCAAAATGCAAATTTGTTCCCTGACAATGATG ATTCACAAGATAATGATACTACTTCTGACTCTCACTTCAGTAACATGCTGAAGCAGAGGCTacaagaaatgaaacagaaaaaataa